ACTACAGGGATATCGTCTGACTGCAATAGATTCAAAACTGTCGTCGCACCAGAAGAATGTCCAACTAAAAGATTATCTGTAAAATCCCAGCCCTGACTCAACAGAAAATGATGATATTCCTCCCTATTGGGCGTGTGGCAATTTGGTAGTTGCGGTTCAAAAACTTTGTAGTTATGCGCTTTTAGCCAATCGTGCAACCAAACAAACCAATGCTCTCCTGGTGTACCATCTGTCCCATGAAGTAAGACCGCCTTTCTCATATAAGTATCTTTCGGATTGCCCGTTTATATACCTCTGGCAGATTATCGAGTTGAAGCGCCGCACGAATAATAAACTTTTGAAACTCAGCCTTGCCAGCCTCACCGTTAAGCTCAGGCCCACCGACCTTTCGGCCTACATCACCAGCAAAGGTAACGATCCCGATATGTGTTGTCGTTCCAAAATCCTTTTTCCAAATATACACATCGACAAGACGTGGTGATACTAGCTCAACACCCAGCTCCTCAGCAATTTCACGAACGATCGTCTGTTCTGGTTGCTCACCCTCATCAAGCCGACCGCCGGGCAACTCCCAATCATTGCGCTCATTTTTTCGTAGCCATATACTGTTACCATCACGAACAATTGCTTTACATGACAGCGTGACTGCTAGATTTCCCCATTCATCACGCAGCGTTACTCGCTGACCAGCCATTGGCTACCCCTCTGCTTCTTTGACCTTCTCCCGAACCTTCTGGTCAATTTCCGCCAGAACCTCAGGGTTTTCTTTCAGATACAATTTAGTTTTATCGCGGCCCTGGCCAATAGTCTCGCCGTTATACTTGTAAAAGGCGCCAGATTTTTCGACAATACCGTGCGTAGCTGCTAAATCCAGAATGTCGCCAGTTTTAGAAATGCCTTCATTATACATAATGTCAAACTCAGCGATGCGGAATGGCGGCGCAATCTTATTCTTCACCACCTTGATCTTGGTGCGGTTACCGAGAATATCATCGCCAACCTTGATCTGCCCAATCCGACGAATATCCACCCGCTGCGAGGCGTAAAACTTCAGTGCGTTACCGCCCGTCGTAGTCTCAGGATTGCCAAACATCACACCAATCTTCATGCGAATCTGGTTGATGAAAATCACCGTCGCTTTCGACTTGTTGATGATACCAGTCAATTTACGCAGCGCTTGGCTCATCAGCCGCGCCTGCAGACCCATGTGCGAATCACCCATATCGCCGTCAATTTCTGCTTGCGGCGTCAATGCTGCCACCGAGTCCACCACAATCAGATCCACCGCGTTTGAGCGCACCAAGGTTTCGGTAATTTCCAGCGCCTGCTCACCGTTGTCTGGCTGCGATACCAGCAGATTCTCGGTGTCCACACCCAACCGCTTGGCATAGCTCGGGTCAAGCGCGTGCTCAGCGTCGATAAACGCCGCCGTGCCGCCCTGTTTTTGAATTTCAGCAATGGCATGCAATGTCAAAGTTGTCTTACCCGAACTCTCGGGGCCGTAAATCTCGATGATGCGTCCCTTTGGATAGCCACCACCCAGCGCCAAATCAAGGCTCAGCGAGCCCGACGGAATCACTTCAACATCAACTTTGTGCGCCTCGCCCAGCTTCATGATCGAGCCATCACCAAACTGCTTGGTGATTTGATCCATCGCCAGACCCAAGGCTTTTAACTTCCCGTCATCAATCTTTTTCTCTGTCACCCAAGCCGTACCAGTCGCGGCGTCTGTTTGATGTTTGTCATCGGTTTTCGCTGTGCTAGCCATACCTCTCCCTCCGTTATCTTATGCTGTATAGTATACCATAAATCAAGCGCCTACCACGAGCAGTGAAACTTTGCTATAATGGACAACATGAAACGACAAGCAGGCTTTACGGTGATCGAGGTGCTAGTGGCGATTATATTTCTCGGCGTGGCCACGGCGGTGGCGTTCACCCAGCTGGTGACGATCCAACGCGAGCACCAAAACGACCGGAAAAAAACCGCTATTAATGCCATGCATTAC
The window above is part of the Candidatus Saccharibacteria bacterium oral taxon 488 genome. Proteins encoded here:
- the recA gene encoding recombinase RecA, producing MASTAKTDDKHQTDAATGTAWVTEKKIDDGKLKALGLAMDQITKQFGDGSIMKLGEAHKVDVEVIPSGSLSLDLALGGGYPKGRIIEIYGPESSGKTTLTLHAIAEIQKQGGTAAFIDAEHALDPSYAKRLGVDTENLLVSQPDNGEQALEITETLVRSNAVDLIVVDSVAALTPQAEIDGDMGDSHMGLQARLMSQALRKLTGIINKSKATVIFINQIRMKIGVMFGNPETTTGGNALKFYASQRVDIRRIGQIKVGDDILGNRTKIKVVKNKIAPPFRIAEFDIMYNEGISKTGDILDLAATHGIVEKSGAFYKYNGETIGQGRDKTKLYLKENPEVLAEIDQKVREKVKEAEG
- a CDS encoding NUDIX hydrolase yields the protein MAGQRVTLRDEWGNLAVTLSCKAIVRDGNSIWLRKNERNDWELPGGRLDEGEQPEQTIVREIAEELGVELVSPRLVDVYIWKKDFGTTTHIGIVTFAGDVGRKVGGPELNGEAGKAEFQKFIIRAALQLDNLPEVYKRAIRKILI